Proteins encoded within one genomic window of Oceanithermus desulfurans:
- the nhaA gene encoding Na+/H+ antiporter NhaA codes for MRPIKRLVEQFLESEAKGGILLFSTALVAFLLSNSPWAQAYFDLRDVYLKLQVGDWVLKKSLLHFVNDFLMAFFFLLVGLELKRELLQGELKNPKQAGLAVAAALGGMVTPALIYTALNYGGVGAAGWGVPMATDIAFALGVLSLLGKRVPLSLKVFLTALAIVDDLGAVLVIALFYTSNLDPAALGIAALVFGFALLLGALRVRSLPAYMLVGLVLWYFVLLSGVHATIAGVLLAFAVPIGRSRPLPAHEDGAAADPELQEARLEHLEDAARAAQSPLHRLEHILHPYVAYFIMPVFAFFNAGVALEGTQVGAVALGIFLGLLLGKPLGILLFAFLAVRLGLAKLPEGVSWRAIGGVGLVAGIGFTMALFIAGLAFDAALLDEAKLGILSASVTAAVLGVAVLWRTGGGAASGARA; via the coding sequence ATGCGTCCGATCAAACGACTGGTTGAACAATTCCTGGAAAGCGAGGCCAAGGGCGGGATCCTGCTGTTCAGCACCGCCCTGGTCGCTTTTCTGCTAAGCAACTCCCCCTGGGCCCAGGCCTACTTCGACCTCCGCGACGTCTACCTCAAGCTGCAGGTGGGCGACTGGGTGCTGAAGAAGAGCCTGCTCCACTTCGTCAACGACTTCCTCATGGCCTTCTTCTTCCTGCTGGTGGGGCTCGAGCTCAAGCGCGAGCTGCTGCAGGGCGAGCTCAAGAACCCCAAGCAGGCGGGGCTCGCCGTCGCCGCGGCGCTGGGGGGGATGGTCACCCCCGCGCTCATCTACACCGCGCTCAACTACGGGGGCGTGGGGGCGGCGGGCTGGGGCGTGCCCATGGCCACCGACATCGCCTTCGCCCTGGGGGTGCTCTCGCTCCTGGGCAAGCGGGTGCCGCTCTCGCTCAAGGTCTTCCTGACCGCGCTGGCCATCGTCGACGACCTGGGGGCGGTGCTGGTGATCGCGCTCTTCTACACGAGCAACCTCGACCCCGCCGCGCTGGGCATCGCGGCGCTGGTCTTCGGCTTCGCCCTGCTGCTGGGGGCGCTCAGGGTGCGCTCGCTGCCCGCGTACATGCTCGTCGGCCTGGTGCTTTGGTACTTCGTGCTGCTTTCGGGGGTGCACGCCACGATCGCCGGGGTGCTGCTGGCCTTTGCCGTGCCCATCGGCCGCAGCCGGCCGCTGCCCGCCCACGAGGACGGCGCCGCTGCGGACCCGGAGCTGCAGGAGGCGCGGCTCGAGCACCTCGAGGACGCGGCGCGCGCGGCCCAGTCGCCGCTGCACCGGCTCGAGCACATCCTGCACCCCTACGTGGCCTACTTCATCATGCCCGTCTTCGCCTTCTTCAACGCCGGGGTGGCGCTCGAGGGCACCCAGGTGGGGGCCGTGGCCCTCGGCATCTTCCTGGGGTTGCTGCTCGGCAAGCCGCTGGGCATTCTCCTCTTCGCCTTCCTCGCGGTGCGCCTGGGCCTGGCCAAGCTGCCCGAGGGGGTGAGCTGGCGCGCCATCGGCGGCGTGGGGCTGGTGGCGGGCATCGGCTTCACCATGGCCCTCTTCATCGCCGGCCTGGCCTTCGACGCGGCGCTTCTGGACGAGGCCAAGCTGGGCATCCTCTCCGCCTCGGTCACCGCGGCGGTCCTGGGGGTCGCCGTGCTCTGGCGCACCGGCGGGGGCGCGGCCTCCGGGGCGCGGGCCTAG
- a CDS encoding Fur family transcriptional regulator produces the protein MACNREQLTQLIEQRHLRATEARCRILELLHETHEHYTPEEMLEALRERGKPLSIATLYQNLAKLAEAGLISRFVGPDGHTRYDVNTEPHHHLVCKICGRMVDVGVAGPLERLRPTALFEEEEDEVAAWSVSDVHLEFHGVCPACRAKMAHEEKRTA, from the coding sequence ATGGCCTGTAACCGCGAGCAGTTGACCCAACTCATCGAGCAGAGGCACCTTCGGGCCACCGAGGCGCGTTGCCGCATCCTCGAGCTCCTGCACGAAACCCACGAACATTACACCCCCGAGGAGATGCTGGAGGCGCTGCGCGAGCGCGGCAAGCCGCTCTCGATCGCGACCCTCTACCAGAACCTGGCCAAGCTGGCCGAGGCGGGCCTGATCTCCCGCTTCGTGGGCCCGGACGGGCACACCCGCTACGACGTCAACACCGAGCCCCACCACCACCTGGTCTGCAAGATCTGCGGGCGCATGGTCGACGTGGGGGTCGCGGGGCCGCTCGAGCGGCTGCGCCCCACGGCGCTCTTCGAAGAAGAGGAAGACGAGGTCGCGGCCTGGAGCGTGAGCGACGTGCACCTCGAGTTCCACGGGGTCTGCCCCGCCTGCCGGGCCAAGATGGCCCACGAAGAAAAACGCACCGCGTGA